The window ACCGTCTGCTGAACCTTCGTGTTATCCCCGGCGGAGACCTCCTCCGCGGCAGCCATAACTCCCTCGGGAGCGTCGACAGTCACCGGGCCGGAGGGCTCCAATACCGTATCGGTGGGATTATGCTGCCGTTCGCCGAAGGCTTTGAGGCAGATACTGACGGTTCCGTCTCCGCCCGCGTCAATGATATCCTGAAAATTCACGCCGTCACCCGAGACCCAGCCATCGCCGCGGTTCGCCGAAGCCGCTTTGGAGTAATTCTCCAGCCGGTATTCGACGGGAACGGGGTATGGATAGCCACCCTCTTTTGTCGTCGCCTTTACGACGACGGAAAACCTCGTCCCGTTTGCGACGTCGACAGGCGTTTTCAGCGCCACGGTGTTATAGCCCGGCACCAGGCCGACGGCGGAGACCGTCGAGGCAAGGCTGCCGCTGACGGGCGAATTGGCGCCGCAGTTCTGATAGATCTTTATTTCGTAACTGTTGCCCGGTTCGGGGACGTAAAAGGCGACGGAGGATATCCGGTCGTCGGCCGCCGCCGTGAAGAGGTTCGCAAAATATTGGACCGGCTCCGTCGAGCCGTTTTCATAGAGGCTGTACCAATTGACGGGGCCCAGCGGGTCATACTGATAGACGCGCTCGCCGGAGCGCGCGGCGGCGGTGTCGTATACAACGCCATCGCAGAGAGTGCCCTCTTCGTAGGAGACGTAGAAATAGCCTCCGTCTCCTCCCCAGCCGGCTCCCCAGCTGTTGCGGATTATCCAGGCGCCGTCCTTCTGCGGCGGATTATCCGCCGCGAAGTTTTCCTTCGGGTAGTTGTCGTCCCAGCCGGCGATCGCCACCGCATGATTGGTGTAAAAGTTTACTGTGGAGCCGTTGATATCATTATCGCCATATTGTAAGCCGGTGTAATAAGATCGCTTTTCATCGGAAAAGACGTCTTTGGAGATGGCCTGCTGTGATTCGTCGTTGTTTCTGAACTGATATATGCCGACGGAGGCGGCTCCGTATTCCATCACCGCGCCCTTTATCATATCGCGCCGCCCCTCCGAGAGCGGCACCTCACGGACTTCGTCGCTGCCGAGGTAGAAGGCGTTATTGAGCTTGTAACGCCGCGGAGCCACCGCCGGCGCGTATACCGTGCCCACCGTGAGCGGCGCGGGGGCCTCGGCGGCGTAAAGCGAGCCGGTGCCGCGTCCCAGCAGCGCCACCGCGCGCCAGTCGTTGCCGCCGGCGTTGTAGTAGGGCTGTCCGCTGACATTTGTGAAGGGGACGAAGCCGCTGCCGGAGTTGTAGGCGTAGTAGGTAATATACCAGACCGAAAGCGCGATGTCAGAGGAGGAGGCAAGCCCCTGTTTGATCAAATTGGACTCCGTCGCCGCCATCGCGCTGTATGTCCAGCAGTTGCCGAAGGGGGCCTGATTTCTTACGGCGGGCAGCGAGGGGCGGAGGTCGTATGTCGCGGGCAGCTGGTCCGCGGCGCGCGCGGCACGCGCCGCCGAGTCGCCGCGAGGGATCCCGACAGGGTAAACTACGCCGCGGAGATGCGACCAGTCAAGCGGCGAGGGCACGTAGCCGAAGTTCGGCACGCCCGCCGTCCCCTTTATATTAATATTATTTTTCACGGCGCCCACGTTCTTCGCGCCGCCCTCATGCTTCACAACATATTCAGTGAAGGCCGGATTGAGCGGCGCGACGGCCGCGAAGGCGGGAACCGCCGCAAGTATTGCCGCGCAGAGAAGCGGGGCCAGCATCCTTATCATCTTTTTGTTCATTTGGCCAGTCATCATCCCTTCCTGCGAAGGACGGCGGGAATCGCAAATATGAGCGCGGCGAGCAAAGATACACCCACCCCCGCAGCACTGCATCCGCCGCCGCTGTTTTCTTTTTCATATTTCTTAAAGGTTGCGATCGCCGTGGGATCGACGATCACGCCCGCCCTATTGTCGAGGTCGAAATCACCGTTATCCGCAATGAAGAGAACTACAGTGTACTTCTTCACGCCATCAAAGCGCCCGTGGAATATATTACCCGCTTCGTCAAGTATTGTGTAACGGCCATTTACGTATTCATTCTCCCCCGCCGCCCATTGATATTCCAGCATTGTGCCGTCAGGCTTTATCTTGCATACGGCTATATCCTCACGTGAGCCGCCTTCGCGGAAATCCGTCCCGTCAAGTTCAAAGGCCGCCGCGCAGAGCCGTCCATCCGTCATCGCGCCATCAGAAAGCCTGAATACGGGGAAGAGCGAGATATCCTCTATCTCCCTGCCGCCGAGACCGGAGACCGCTCTGCCGACAATGTCGAAATCAAGGTAAAGGCCCTCCTCGGTGCCGACGAGCTGATCTTCGGAGAATATTTCCGTCAGCTGAGAGATATCCGCAGGCAGCTCCGCGAGCACCGATAAAATATCACCCGAAGTATCCACATCGGGCGATACCGGCGTCACCGGCGTGCCGCCAAAGCCCTTTTCCCACGCGCCGTTCAGGTCAAGCGCGCCGTATGCGGAGTAGCCCTCTTTCGCGGTCTTGCCGTCAGCTCCATCCAGCAGCATCTTCTTTACCTCGCCGGCGCTCTTTGACTGATCGAAGGAAAATAGCAGCGCCGCCGCGCCCGCCACATGCGGCGCGGCCATCGAGGTACCGAAGGTGGAGAGATAGCCGGAGGCGTCAAACACCTCGCTGAGCAGTTCGGTCGTGCGGCAGGTGGAGAGCACGCCGGTGCCGGGAGCGAAGATATCCACCCACTTTCCGCTGGTGCTGTAGTTGGTATAAGAGGTATCCGGCAGCAGACCGCCGTTTTCTTCCTTAAGCGCACCCACCGTCAGAGTGTTGTCATATTTAAAGCAGGCGGGATAAGGACGCATGCCTTTAAAACTAACGTTCTTGGGAGCATCAATATCCTCCCTATCGTTACCCGCCGCGATGCAGACGAGGATATCCGCGTCGCTCATCTCCTTTATCTTGAGATCATAGGCGCTGCCCTCCATCTCCAACGGGGAGGCCCACATGCCAAGCGACATGTTGACGGCGCGGATATTCGCGCCGGCGCGCTTCGCGGCTAGTATGAAGTCGATGCCGCGGATAATATCCGAAGTCTCCACCTGCGTGCGGTACATAATGTTGTAGGAGAATACATTCACCGGGAGTATCCTCACCTTCCAGTTTAATCCGGATACGCCGGTTCCATTGTTTCCCACCGCGCCGATGATGCCGGCGACATGCGTGCCGTGGCCCGTTACGTCGCCGATACGGCTCATCGTCTCCAGTACTCCGCTGTCGATATCGCTGATCTTGCCGTCAATCGTCGGGGCGGGGCCTATCGGGACGGCCTGATATGGATCACTTTTGGAATCATAACCATAATGAATCTTGCTGTGATACCAAGCGCCGTGGCTGCCCGCAAAGTCTCCGCTGATGATACCGCCGCTCTCCGCGCACATCTTATCGGCCAGCTCTTTGCTAAAGACGAACATGTTGTCCTTCAGGTCAGGATGGTCGTATATGACGCCGCTGTCGATAACGGCGACCACCGTCTCCGCCGTTCCCGTGCCATGACGCCAGACTTCGGGGGCCTTTATCGCCGCTGGCCCCCATTGCCGCGGCCACAGAGGATCGTTCGGGATCTTAGCCGCTTGGCAGCGCACGATGTAGTTCGGCATCGCGCTGACGACATCGGGGTCTTTCTTCAGGCGCGCGACGAATTCCTCCGTACTCTCACCCTCCGCGGCACGCAGGTGCGCCACGGTGAGACGTCCGCCAGCGGCGGCGCGCGCGCTCCGCGCCTCCGTGGCGGCGGATGGCGTTTCCTCTACCGGACTGAACAGCTGTATCACGCTGCCGCCGGACCGCGTCGCGGCGGAGGCGGCCGTCGACCTCATATTCTCTTCCGTGAGGGATCTCACGCCACAGATAAGCGGCGAAGCGCCCCTTATCACGACGATCGCCTCACCCTCGGCATATTCCGGTTCCTGCACGGCCCATGCTCCGCAGGAGAGAACAGCCAGCGCCAAAACAACAACAAATACGACGAAAAAGTTTTTGCTTTTCATAACCAACCAAACCCCTTTACAAATAAATAAGCTACGATTTGCCAATATGTGAACGCTATAAATAAACGACTAATTTTACATTATTATTAAAAGAATAGTCTATCAAACAAGCCTTCTTCTGTTTTACATGCGGTCGAGCTCTGCAAGCTCCCGCTCAAGCCCAATTTTTTTGAAATTCTCCGACGCTCTCTCATAATAATATCCGTAGCTTTCCGGCAGAACGGCGTTAAGTATTCCCGCCGCCTCACAGTCCTTGAGCGCAGTTTTTTTAAGCAGTGCGCATATCTTGTAAAGATATGCGTATTCGTAGGAATTTTTTATGACACGGCTGCACTCAAACCCCTCGGCAAGATACTTTGCCGACAGCCGGTAGTTGCGCTCAATGCAATAAATAAGGGCCAGGTAAGCTTTGACGATTGTCGTTGAAAGCGCCGAATAAATCCTCTCGCGCAGCACCTCAAATTTCAGGAAATATTTTTTAGCCTCCTCCTGCCTCCCGATCTTCATCAATGCCTGGCCAAGGTTCATGTAAAAGAGAGGCAGGCCATTGGTGATGTTCGCCGAGGTGCATATCTCTATCGACTTCATATAGAACGGGATGCACCGTTCATACTCGCCGGCGTATTTATGCTCATAGGCCAGGTAATTGAAGATACAGGCCCTGATGTAAAGCACCGTCTCGCTGAGCGGCATGCCGTCCAGCATCGCCAGGCTTCGCAGCAATATTCTTCCGGCGTTTTTACAATGGCGGCAGTTCAGCTCCGCAAGCGCGTAGGATTTAAGAATATCGGCCTTTTCCACATCATCCGGCCTCTCTTTTAAAATGCGCAGCGCCGCTATCGCGTTTTCTCTTATCAT is drawn from Cloacibacillus porcorum and contains these coding sequences:
- a CDS encoding lectin like domain-containing protein, whose amino-acid sequence is MNKKMIRMLAPLLCAAILAAVPAFAAVAPLNPAFTEYVVKHEGGAKNVGAVKNNINIKGTAGVPNFGYVPSPLDWSHLRGVVYPVGIPRGDSAARAARAADQLPATYDLRPSLPAVRNQAPFGNCWTYSAMAATESNLIKQGLASSSDIALSVWYITYYAYNSGSGFVPFTNVSGQPYYNAGGNDWRAVALLGRGTGSLYAAEAPAPLTVGTVYAPAVAPRRYKLNNAFYLGSDEVREVPLSEGRRDMIKGAVMEYGAASVGIYQFRNNDESQQAISKDVFSDEKRSYYTGLQYGDNDINGSTVNFYTNHAVAIAGWDDNYPKENFAADNPPQKDGAWIIRNSWGAGWGGDGGYFYVSYEEGTLCDGVVYDTAAARSGERVYQYDPLGPVNWYSLYENGSTEPVQYFANLFTAAADDRISSVAFYVPEPGNSYEIKIYQNCGANSPVSGSLASTVSAVGLVPGYNTVALKTPVDVANGTRFSVVVKATTKEGGYPYPVPVEYRLENYSKAASANRGDGWVSGDGVNFQDIIDAGGDGTVSICLKAFGERQHNPTDTVLEPSGPVTVDAPEGVMAAAEEVSAGDNTKVQQTVIAELKDESVEGIAADKNVTLKGVFALTVSHGNTGGAASFTVPFSTPLSFAGEPYVIIPKKDGSGFVAFPAKYSAGSLSFGVSDLNEFFSTAEITVADVRESAAPAPSGGGGCAAGLGAAALLLLIPLALVRRGRRS
- a CDS encoding S8 family serine peptidase, encoding MKSKNFFVVFVVVLALAVLSCGAWAVQEPEYAEGEAIVVIRGASPLICGVRSLTEENMRSTAASAATRSGGSVIQLFSPVEETPSAATEARSARAAAGGRLTVAHLRAAEGESTEEFVARLKKDPDVVSAMPNYIVRCQAAKIPNDPLWPRQWGPAAIKAPEVWRHGTGTAETVVAVIDSGVIYDHPDLKDNMFVFSKELADKMCAESGGIISGDFAGSHGAWYHSKIHYGYDSKSDPYQAVPIGPAPTIDGKISDIDSGVLETMSRIGDVTGHGTHVAGIIGAVGNNGTGVSGLNWKVRILPVNVFSYNIMYRTQVETSDIIRGIDFILAAKRAGANIRAVNMSLGMWASPLEMEGSAYDLKIKEMSDADILVCIAAGNDREDIDAPKNVSFKGMRPYPACFKYDNTLTVGALKEENGGLLPDTSYTNYSTSGKWVDIFAPGTGVLSTCRTTELLSEVFDASGYLSTFGTSMAAPHVAGAAALLFSFDQSKSAGEVKKMLLDGADGKTAKEGYSAYGALDLNGAWEKGFGGTPVTPVSPDVDTSGDILSVLAELPADISQLTEIFSEDQLVGTEEGLYLDFDIVGRAVSGLGGREIEDISLFPVFRLSDGAMTDGRLCAAAFELDGTDFREGGSREDIAVCKIKPDGTMLEYQWAAGENEYVNGRYTILDEAGNIFHGRFDGVKKYTVVLFIADNGDFDLDNRAGVIVDPTAIATFKKYEKENSGGGCSAAGVGVSLLAALIFAIPAVLRRKG